One window of the Oncorhynchus gorbuscha isolate QuinsamMale2020 ecotype Even-year linkage group LG17, OgorEven_v1.0, whole genome shotgun sequence genome contains the following:
- the LOC124001967 gene encoding uncharacterized protein C14orf132-like — protein sequence MDLSFIAAQIPVMTGAFMDSSPNDNYSADHSLFNSSASVHAASAATSAQTQQDDQSSSSDAIWLWIAIIATIGNIVVVGVVYAFTF from the coding sequence ATCCCAGTCATGACGGGGGCCTTCATGGACTCCTCACCCAATGACAACTACAGTGCCGACCACTCGCTCTTCAATTCCTCGGCCAGTGTCCACGCCGCCTCTGCGGCGACCTCAGCCCAGACCCAGCAGGACGACCAGTCCTCGTCCAGTGATGCCATCTGGCTCTGGATTGCCATCATCGCTACTATCGGCAACATTGTGGTGGTGGGAGTGGTCTACGCATTCACCTTCTGA